In Bosea sp. (in: a-proteobacteria), one DNA window encodes the following:
- a CDS encoding spermidine synthase, translated as MDASAARTVDRLQARRMAATLPVYVATIFVSAFLLFGIQPMFAKMVLPKLGGSPGVWSVAMVFFQAVLLAGYGYAHLLVSRFALRRAALIHLGLMIAVLAISLPIHIAAGFERPPQEGEVLWLIGLFTASVGLPFFAVAANGPLLQAWFARTGHSHAADPYFLYAASNAGSFLALIAYPFLVEPLLPLALQASGWAWGFALLLAGIAGCAGLAIGAGRADAAAPVEAAPAAPVTNAQRFGWVALAFVPSGLLVAVTAHISTDVAAVPLLWVMPLALFLLTFVIVFQRRPILPHRWMLHLQIALMFALLLAVAAKFRIGWGYSLALHLGLFFVTAMVAHGELVKRRPDASRLTEFYLWMSFGGVLGGLFCGLLAPMLFNTVIEYPMLMVAGLLCRPGIGAIGERLRVLKLGLIATAGCMMAFLLANDWRRTDSVRSFFGIHRILEAEDGRFRSLAHGTTVHGVQRLRNDDGSPVTGRPEPLSYYFTGGGIADGIEALRRARGGVLGKVASVGVGTGSLACQTRPGEHWTFYEIDTRVVSIATDPAQFSFISQCAPDAPFVIGDARLTLADAAAGSLDLIVVDAFSSDAIPVHLLTREAMGLYLSRLAPGGALLFHISNRNMDLAPVVAATAR; from the coding sequence ATGGATGCATCCGCCGCACGGACCGTCGATCGCCTCCAGGCGCGCCGCATGGCGGCGACGCTTCCCGTCTATGTCGCGACGATCTTCGTCTCGGCCTTCCTGCTGTTCGGCATCCAGCCGATGTTCGCCAAGATGGTGCTGCCGAAGCTGGGCGGCTCGCCGGGCGTCTGGTCGGTCGCCATGGTGTTCTTCCAGGCCGTGCTGCTCGCAGGCTACGGCTATGCCCATCTGCTCGTCAGCCGCTTCGCGCTGCGCCGCGCCGCGCTGATCCATCTGGGGCTGATGATCGCGGTCCTGGCGATCAGCCTGCCGATCCATATCGCAGCCGGCTTCGAGCGGCCGCCGCAGGAGGGAGAGGTCCTCTGGCTGATCGGCCTGTTCACGGCCTCGGTCGGGTTGCCGTTCTTCGCCGTCGCCGCCAACGGCCCGCTGCTCCAGGCCTGGTTCGCGCGGACCGGCCACAGCCATGCTGCCGACCCCTATTTCCTTTACGCCGCCTCGAATGCCGGCAGCTTCCTCGCCCTGATCGCCTATCCCTTCCTCGTCGAGCCGCTGCTGCCGCTCGCCCTGCAGGCCAGCGGCTGGGCCTGGGGCTTCGCGCTGCTGCTGGCGGGAATCGCCGGCTGCGCGGGGCTCGCCATCGGCGCCGGCCGGGCGGACGCGGCTGCGCCCGTCGAGGCCGCTCCGGCCGCGCCGGTCACCAACGCCCAGCGCTTCGGCTGGGTCGCGCTCGCCTTCGTCCCGTCGGGGCTGCTGGTGGCCGTCACCGCGCACATCTCCACGGATGTCGCGGCCGTGCCGCTGCTCTGGGTGATGCCGCTGGCGCTGTTCCTGCTGACCTTCGTCATCGTCTTCCAGCGCCGCCCGATCCTGCCGCATCGCTGGATGCTGCATCTCCAGATCGCCTTGATGTTTGCCCTGCTCCTCGCCGTCGCGGCCAAGTTTCGGATCGGCTGGGGCTATTCGCTCGCGCTGCATCTGGGGCTGTTCTTCGTCACGGCCATGGTCGCGCATGGCGAGCTGGTGAAGCGTCGGCCCGATGCGTCGCGGCTGACGGAATTCTACCTGTGGATGTCGTTCGGCGGCGTGCTCGGCGGGCTGTTCTGCGGCCTGCTGGCACCGATGCTGTTCAATACGGTGATCGAATACCCGATGCTGATGGTCGCCGGGCTGCTCTGCCGTCCGGGGATCGGCGCCATCGGAGAGAGGCTGCGCGTCCTGAAGCTGGGCCTGATCGCGACCGCCGGCTGCATGATGGCGTTTCTGCTCGCCAATGACTGGCGGCGCACCGATTCCGTCCGCTCCTTCTTCGGGATCCACCGCATTCTCGAGGCGGAGGACGGACGCTTCCGCAGCCTCGCGCATGGAACGACCGTTCATGGCGTGCAGCGTCTGCGCAACGACGATGGCAGCCCGGTCACGGGCCGCCCCGAGCCGCTGAGCTATTACTTCACCGGCGGCGGCATTGCCGATGGCATCGAGGCGCTCCGGCGCGCGCGCGGCGGGGTGCTCGGCAAGGTGGCCTCGGTCGGCGTCGGGACGGGCTCGCTCGCTTGCCAGACCCGCCCCGGCGAGCACTGGACTTTCTACGAGATCGACACCCGCGTCGTCTCGATCGCGACCGACCCGGCGCAGTTCTCCTTCATCAGCCAGTGCGCCCCCGATGCCCCGTTCGTGATCGGCGACGCCCGGCTGACGCTCGCCGACGCGGCGGCGGGCTCGCTCGACCTGATCGTCGTCGACGCCTTCTCCTCGGACGCGATCCCGGTGCATCTGCTGACGCGCGAGGCGATGGGGCTCTATCTGTCCCGGCTCGCGCCGGGCGGGGCGCTGCTGTTCCATATCTCCAACCGGAACATGGACCTGGCTCCCGTCGTCGCCGCGACGGCGCGCTAG
- a CDS encoding GlsB/YeaQ/YmgE family stress response membrane protein → MESFAATMAQPGYGFFMTLLIGVIAGWIAERLTSSDHGLFTNMLVGVAGSFVGAKLAELVEIPVFGFWRTLTAAVAGAVIVIVVWNAARGRR, encoded by the coding sequence ATGGAAAGCTTCGCCGCCACCATGGCCCAGCCGGGCTACGGCTTCTTCATGACGCTCCTGATCGGCGTCATCGCCGGCTGGATCGCCGAGCGCCTGACCTCGTCCGATCACGGCCTCTTCACCAACATGCTCGTCGGCGTGGCGGGGTCCTTCGTCGGCGCCAAGCTCGCGGAGCTCGTGGAGATTCCGGTCTTCGGCTTCTGGCGGACGCTGACCGCGGCGGTCGCCGGCGCCGTCATCGTGATCGTGGTCTGGAACGCGGCGCGCGGTCGCAGGTGA
- the pdhA gene encoding pyruvate dehydrogenase (acetyl-transferring) E1 component subunit alpha, which produces MAVAARKSKAPAQSRAATKPAKARSGSEGALSNTPSFTREEDLHAYREMLLIRRFEEKAGQMYGMGLIGGFCHLYIGQEAVVIGMQMASKDGDQVITGYRDHGHMLACGMESRGVMAELTGRRGGYSHGKGGSMHMFSREKNFYGGHGIVGAQVALGTGLAFADWYRGDNSVSMTYFGDGAANQGQVYESFNMAQLWKLPVVFVIENNRYAMGTAVTRASAQTDFSRRGISFNIPGEQVDGMDVRAVREAGLRAIEHARSGKGPYILEMQTYRYRGHSMSDPAKYRSKDEVQRMREEHDPIEQVRARLIRDFKIGEDELKAIDAKVREIVNDAAEFATHDPEPDPSELYTDILLEAARG; this is translated from the coding sequence ATGGCCGTTGCCGCGCGCAAGTCGAAAGCTCCCGCTCAATCCAGAGCCGCCACGAAGCCGGCGAAGGCCCGTTCCGGCAGCGAGGGAGCCCTCAGCAACACGCCGAGCTTCACCAGGGAGGAAGACCTTCACGCCTATCGCGAGATGCTGCTGATCCGGCGTTTCGAGGAGAAGGCCGGCCAGATGTACGGCATGGGCCTGATCGGCGGATTCTGCCATCTCTATATCGGCCAGGAAGCTGTCGTCATCGGCATGCAGATGGCCTCGAAGGACGGCGACCAGGTCATTACCGGCTATCGCGACCACGGCCACATGCTGGCCTGCGGCATGGAATCGCGCGGCGTGATGGCGGAGCTGACCGGCCGGCGCGGCGGCTATTCGCACGGCAAGGGCGGCTCGATGCACATGTTCTCGCGCGAGAAGAACTTCTATGGCGGCCATGGCATCGTCGGCGCGCAGGTCGCGCTTGGAACGGGCCTCGCCTTCGCCGACTGGTATCGCGGCGACAACAGCGTCTCGATGACCTATTTCGGCGACGGCGCGGCCAATCAGGGCCAGGTCTACGAGAGCTTCAACATGGCCCAGCTCTGGAAGCTGCCGGTCGTGTTCGTGATCGAGAACAACCGCTACGCCATGGGCACCGCAGTCACGCGCGCCTCGGCCCAGACCGATTTCTCCCGCCGCGGCATCTCCTTCAACATTCCCGGCGAGCAGGTCGACGGCATGGATGTCCGCGCCGTGCGCGAGGCGGGCCTGCGGGCGATCGAGCACGCCCGTTCCGGCAAGGGGCCCTATATCCTCGAGATGCAGACCTATCGCTATCGCGGGCATTCGATGTCCGACCCGGCGAAGTACCGCTCCAAGGACGAGGTCCAGCGCATGCGCGAGGAGCACGATCCGATCGAGCAGGTGCGCGCCCGCCTGATCCGCGATTTCAAGATCGGCGAGGACGAGCTCAAGGCGATCGACGCCAAGGTGCGCGAGATCGTCAACGACGCGGCCGAGTTCGCGACCCATGATCCCGAGCCGGATCCCTCGGAGCTCTATACCGACATCCTGCTGGAAGCCGCGCGGGGCTGA
- a CDS encoding septum formation initiator family protein → MAALVLTARKPNRPSVCAMVIRRGLRSIFVTLALYLVSGAAVAYFLFHAQHGARGLEARGAIRESLRDMETELAALTAERKSWEQKLALVRSDAIDRDLLEENAREILGRVHKNDVVIMGR, encoded by the coding sequence TTGGCGGCGCTGGTGTTAACTGCGCGGAAACCAAACCGTCCTAGCGTCTGCGCCATGGTTATCCGCCGCGGCCTCCGCTCGATCTTCGTGACATTGGCCCTCTACCTCGTCTCGGGGGCGGCGGTCGCCTATTTCCTGTTCCACGCCCAGCACGGCGCACGTGGCCTCGAGGCGCGCGGCGCGATCCGCGAGTCGCTGCGCGACATGGAAACCGAGCTCGCCGCTCTCACGGCCGAGCGCAAATCCTGGGAACAGAAGCTTGCTTTGGTGCGCAGCGACGCCATCGATCGCGATCTGCTCGAGGAAAACGCCCGCGAAATCCTCGGACGGGTCCACAAGAACGACGTCGTCATCATGGGGCGTTGA
- the lpdA gene encoding dihydrolipoyl dehydrogenase: protein MADYDIIVIGSGPGGYIAAIRAAQLGFRTAIVEREHLAGICSNWGCIPTKALLRSAEILHYGEHAKDYGLTLEGSFKADLEAVVKRSRGIAQRMNNGVQFLMKKNKVDVIWGEAKLTKPGTIAVAPTRKPAMQPQVPPPKNAKGEGSYTADHIIVATGARPRALPGIEPDGKLIWTYFESLVPAKLPKSLLVMGSGAIGIEFASFYRTLGVEVTVVELLPQILPVEDAEIAAFARKAFEKQGIKILTGAKVTKVEKGADSVTAHVEDEKGAKQTISAERLISAVGVVGNVENLGLEALGVKTDRGTIVIDEFCRTNVKGLYAIGDVAGPPMLAHKAEHEAVICVEAIKGLHPHPMDKAMIPGCTYCHPQIASVGLTEAKAKAAGHALKVGRFNFVANGKAVALGEDSGLVKTIFDAKTGKLVGAHMVGPEVTELIQGFVVAMNLETTEEELMHTVFPHPTLSEAMKEAVLDAYGKVLNA, encoded by the coding sequence ATGGCTGACTACGACATCATCGTCATCGGCTCCGGGCCCGGCGGCTACATCGCCGCGATCCGGGCCGCCCAGCTCGGCTTCAGGACCGCGATCGTCGAGCGCGAGCATCTCGCCGGCATCTGCTCCAACTGGGGCTGCATCCCGACCAAGGCGCTGCTGCGCTCGGCCGAGATCCTGCATTACGGCGAGCACGCCAAGGATTACGGACTGACGCTGGAAGGCTCGTTCAAGGCCGATCTGGAGGCAGTCGTGAAGCGTTCGCGCGGCATCGCCCAGCGGATGAACAACGGCGTCCAGTTCCTGATGAAGAAGAACAAGGTCGACGTGATCTGGGGCGAGGCGAAGCTTACGAAGCCCGGCACGATCGCGGTCGCGCCGACCAGGAAGCCGGCGATGCAGCCGCAGGTGCCGCCGCCGAAGAACGCCAAGGGCGAGGGCAGCTATACCGCCGACCACATCATCGTCGCGACGGGTGCGAGGCCGCGCGCGCTGCCCGGCATCGAGCCGGACGGCAAGCTGATCTGGACCTATTTCGAATCGCTCGTGCCGGCGAAGCTGCCGAAATCGCTGCTCGTGATGGGCTCGGGCGCGATCGGCATCGAGTTCGCCTCCTTCTACCGGACGCTGGGCGTCGAGGTGACGGTGGTCGAGCTCCTGCCGCAGATCCTGCCCGTCGAGGATGCCGAGATCGCGGCCTTCGCGCGAAAAGCCTTCGAGAAGCAGGGCATCAAGATCCTGACCGGCGCCAAGGTGACCAAGGTCGAGAAGGGTGCCGATTCCGTCACCGCCCATGTCGAGGACGAGAAGGGCGCCAAGCAGACGATCTCCGCCGAGCGGCTGATCTCGGCGGTCGGCGTCGTCGGCAATGTCGAGAATCTCGGCCTCGAGGCGCTCGGCGTGAAGACCGACCGCGGCACGATCGTCATCGACGAATTCTGCCGCACCAACGTCAAGGGCCTCTATGCGATCGGCGACGTCGCCGGCCCGCCGATGCTGGCCCACAAGGCCGAGCATGAGGCGGTGATCTGCGTCGAGGCGATCAAGGGCCTGCACCCGCACCCGATGGACAAGGCGATGATCCCGGGCTGCACCTATTGCCACCCGCAGATCGCCAGCGTCGGCCTGACCGAGGCGAAGGCCAAGGCCGCCGGCCACGCGCTCAAGGTCGGCCGCTTCAACTTCGTCGCCAACGGCAAGGCGGTGGCGCTCGGCGAGGATTCCGGCCTGGTCAAGACGATCTTCGACGCCAAGACCGGCAAGCTCGTCGGCGCCCACATGGTAGGCCCGGAAGTGACCGAGCTGATCCAGGGCTTCGTCGTGGCGATGAACCTCGAGACGACCGAGGAAGAGCTGATGCACACCGTCTTCCCGCATCCGACCCTGTCGGAGGCGATGAAGGAGGCCGTGCTCGACGCCTATGGCAAGGTGCTGAACGCCTGA
- a CDS encoding CinA family protein: MFDAEITALAETVLSGCRGRGLAVATVESCTGGLVCAALTAIAGSSDVVAGGLVTYSNAAKTTLAEVPAGLIDAHGAVSEAVARAMAEGGRARLGTDLAVAVTGVAGPGGGTRHKPVGLVHFACAGANATRHREMRFGALSRDEIRRLSVLVALELLRDAAG, from the coding sequence ATGTTCGACGCCGAGATCACCGCCCTGGCCGAAACGGTTCTGTCGGGCTGCCGTGGGCGCGGGCTCGCGGTGGCCACGGTCGAATCCTGCACGGGCGGCCTGGTCTGCGCTGCCCTGACCGCGATCGCGGGCTCCTCCGATGTCGTCGCCGGCGGGCTGGTGACCTATTCCAATGCCGCCAAGACGACCCTCGCCGAGGTGCCGGCCGGGCTGATCGACGCCCATGGCGCCGTCAGCGAGGCGGTCGCGCGGGCCATGGCGGAAGGAGGCCGGGCGCGGCTAGGCACGGATCTCGCCGTCGCCGTCACCGGCGTCGCCGGCCCGGGCGGCGGCACGCGGCACAAGCCGGTCGGGCTCGTCCACTTCGCCTGTGCCGGGGCGAACGCCACCCGCCATCGCGAGATGCGGTTCGGTGCCCTCTCGCGCGACGAGATCCGGCGGCTTTCCGTCCTCGTCGCGCTCGAATTGCTGCGCGACGCGGCCGGCTGA
- a CDS encoding pyruvate dehydrogenase complex dihydrolipoamide acetyltransferase, protein MPTNILMPALSPTMERGNLAKWLKKEGDAIKSGDVIAEIETDKATMEVEAVDEGVLARILVPEGTADVAVNAVIGVIAGEGEDAKSISAPAAGAAPAKAEAPKADAAAPAASAPAAPAPAAAPAHGGSRPFASPLARRIAREAGLDLGAIKGSGPHGRIVEKDVEAARKGGGAKAAPAAAKPVAAPLAAGSSDEAVKKLFEPGSYEEIPHDGMRKTIARRLTEAKQTIPHFYCTVDCELDALLKLRAELNGAAPEKDGKPAYKLSVNDMVIKALALALKAVPDANVSWTEGAMLKHRHADVGVAVSIPGGLITPIIRDACHKSLSQISNEMKDMAARAKSRKLKPEEYQGGTTAVSNLGMFGVKDFAAVVNPPHATILAVGAGEQRVVVKGGQPAVATVMSVTLSTDHRAVDGALGAELLQAFKGYIEKPMAMLV, encoded by the coding sequence ATGCCAACCAATATTTTGATGCCCGCGCTCTCTCCGACGATGGAGAGGGGCAACCTCGCCAAATGGCTGAAGAAGGAAGGCGACGCGATCAAGTCCGGCGACGTCATCGCCGAGATCGAGACCGACAAGGCGACCATGGAGGTCGAGGCGGTCGACGAGGGCGTGCTCGCCAGGATCCTGGTTCCGGAAGGCACGGCCGATGTCGCCGTCAACGCGGTGATCGGCGTGATCGCCGGCGAGGGCGAGGATGCCAAGAGCATCTCCGCTCCGGCCGCCGGCGCCGCCCCCGCCAAGGCCGAGGCGCCGAAGGCCGACGCCGCGGCGCCCGCGGCCTCCGCTCCGGCTGCGCCCGCCCCCGCGGCGGCCCCGGCTCATGGCGGCAGCCGCCCCTTCGCCTCGCCGCTGGCGCGTCGCATCGCCAGGGAGGCCGGGCTCGACCTCGGCGCGATCAAGGGCTCCGGCCCGCATGGCCGCATCGTCGAGAAGGATGTCGAGGCTGCCAGGAAGGGCGGCGGCGCCAAGGCGGCTCCGGCGGCTGCCAAGCCCGTCGCCGCGCCGCTCGCGGCCGGTTCCTCCGACGAGGCGGTCAAGAAGCTGTTCGAGCCGGGCTCCTATGAGGAGATCCCGCATGACGGCATGCGCAAGACGATCGCGCGCCGCCTGACCGAGGCCAAGCAGACCATCCCGCATTTCTACTGCACGGTGGATTGCGAGCTCGACGCGCTGCTGAAGCTGCGCGCCGAGCTCAACGGCGCCGCGCCCGAAAAAGACGGCAAGCCGGCCTACAAGCTTTCGGTCAACGACATGGTGATCAAGGCGCTGGCGCTGGCGCTCAAGGCCGTGCCCGACGCCAACGTCTCCTGGACCGAAGGCGCGATGCTGAAGCACAGGCACGCCGATGTCGGCGTCGCGGTCTCGATCCCCGGCGGGCTGATCACGCCGATCATCCGCGATGCCTGCCACAAGAGCCTGTCGCAGATCTCCAACGAGATGAAGGACATGGCGGCGCGCGCCAAGTCCCGCAAGCTCAAGCCGGAGGAGTATCAGGGCGGCACGACGGCGGTCTCCAATCTCGGCATGTTCGGGGTCAAGGACTTCGCCGCCGTGGTGAACCCGCCGCATGCGACGATCCTGGCGGTCGGCGCCGGCGAGCAGCGCGTCGTCGTCAAGGGCGGCCAGCCGGCTGTCGCGACGGTGATGTCGGTGACGCTCTCGACCGACCATCGCGCCGTCGACGGCGCGCTCGGCGCCGAGCTCTTGCAGGCATTCAAGGGCTATATCGAGAAGCCCATGGCGATGCTGGTCTGA
- a CDS encoding GlsB/YeaQ/YmgE family stress response membrane protein, whose product MPPRTRKSPKPDRIVRDEEIEILPPRRGLPLDLSVIVPTVAFGTVTGFAASLIVGGGGMVRHAVVGVLGMLVGQGIVRLTGWRLNTGYRLLDEAGMAVIGAVLVILLARFIA is encoded by the coding sequence ATGCCGCCCCGCACCCGCAAATCGCCCAAGCCCGATCGCATCGTCCGCGACGAGGAGATCGAGATCCTGCCGCCGCGCCGGGGGCTGCCGCTCGACTTGAGCGTCATCGTGCCGACGGTGGCGTTCGGCACCGTCACGGGCTTCGCCGCCAGCCTGATCGTCGGTGGCGGCGGGATGGTCCGGCATGCGGTCGTCGGCGTGCTCGGCATGCTGGTCGGGCAGGGCATCGTGCGCCTGACCGGCTGGCGGCTGAATACCGGCTATCGTCTCCTCGACGAGGCCGGCATGGCGGTCATCGGCGCCGTTCTCGTCATCCTGCTGGCGCGCTTCATCGCCTGA
- the lipA gene encoding lipoyl synthase, whose protein sequence is MALVLDLLNRDPRPNAGNPKAESRGPAAELRHPEKQKRPENPVLRKPDWIRVKAPGSAKWAETQKIVKAEKLVTVCEEAGCPNIGECWEKKHATFMIMGDTCTRACAFCNVKTGVPLPLDAQEPRKIAEAVVKLGLEHVVITSVDRDDLGDGGAEHFARVIAAIREASPSTTIEILTPDFLRKPGALEVVVAARPDVFNHNLETVPGKYLKVRPGARYFHSLRLLQRVKELDPAIFTKSGIMVGLGEERNEVLQLMDDLRSAEVDFMTIGQYLAPSRKHHAVIRFVTPDEFKSFETIAYAKGFLMVSSTPLTRSSHHAGEDFARLRDARAAKLSG, encoded by the coding sequence ATGGCGCTCGTCCTCGACCTTCTGAATCGCGATCCGCGGCCCAATGCCGGCAATCCGAAGGCCGAATCCCGTGGACCGGCCGCGGAGCTGCGCCATCCCGAGAAGCAGAAGCGCCCGGAGAACCCGGTCCTGCGCAAGCCGGACTGGATCCGCGTCAAGGCACCGGGCTCGGCGAAATGGGCCGAGACCCAGAAGATCGTGAAGGCCGAGAAGCTGGTCACGGTCTGCGAGGAGGCCGGCTGCCCCAATATCGGCGAGTGCTGGGAGAAGAAGCACGCCACCTTCATGATCATGGGCGACACCTGCACGCGGGCCTGCGCCTTCTGCAACGTGAAGACCGGCGTGCCGCTGCCGCTCGACGCGCAAGAGCCGCGCAAGATCGCCGAGGCCGTGGTCAAGCTCGGGCTCGAGCATGTCGTGATCACCTCGGTCGACCGCGACGATCTCGGGGACGGCGGCGCCGAGCATTTCGCCCGCGTCATCGCCGCGATCCGTGAAGCCTCGCCCTCGACCACCATCGAGATCCTGACGCCGGACTTCCTGCGCAAGCCCGGCGCGCTCGAAGTGGTCGTGGCCGCCAGGCCCGACGTGTTCAACCACAATCTCGAAACCGTGCCGGGCAAATACCTGAAGGTCAGGCCGGGCGCCCGCTATTTCCATTCGCTCAGGCTGCTGCAGCGGGTGAAGGAGCTCGATCCGGCGATCTTCACCAAGTCGGGCATCATGGTGGGGCTCGGCGAGGAGCGCAACGAAGTGCTCCAGCTCATGGACGATCTGCGCTCGGCCGAGGTCGATTTCATGACCATCGGCCAGTATCTCGCGCCCTCGCGCAAGCACCATGCGGTGATCCGCTTCGTCACGCCCGACGAGTTCAAGAGCTTCGAGACCATCGCCTATGCCAAGGGCTTCCTGATGGTGTCCTCGACGCCGCTGACACGCTCCTCGCATCATGCCGGCGAGGATTTCGCGCGGCTGCGCGATGCGCGGGCGGCCAAGCTCAGCGGCTGA
- a CDS encoding type II toxin-antitoxin system RatA family toxin, with protein MPMFNSTRRVRHSPEQMFALVADVEKYPQFLPLCEGLTVRRRTPREGGGEVLLADMSVGYKAIHETFTSRVTLDPENLRILVEYVDGPFRYLENRWTFKPQGTGCEVGFFISYEFASRMLGLLMGAMFDKAFRKFAEAFEKRAELVYGRGAAPAVTGS; from the coding sequence ATGCCGATGTTCAACAGCACCCGCCGGGTGCGGCACTCGCCCGAGCAGATGTTCGCGCTCGTGGCCGATGTCGAGAAATATCCGCAGTTCCTGCCGCTCTGCGAGGGGCTGACGGTGCGCCGGCGCACGCCGCGCGAGGGCGGCGGCGAGGTGCTGCTGGCGGATATGAGCGTCGGCTACAAGGCGATCCACGAGACCTTCACCAGCCGCGTCACGCTCGATCCGGAAAACCTCAGGATCCTGGTCGAATATGTCGACGGGCCGTTCCGCTATCTGGAGAACCGCTGGACCTTCAAGCCGCAGGGCACGGGCTGCGAGGTCGGCTTCTTCATCTCCTACGAATTCGCCAGCCGCATGCTCGGCCTGCTGATGGGCGCGATGTTCGACAAGGCGTTCCGGAAGTTCGCCGAAGCCTTCGAGAAACGCGCCGAGCTGGTCTATGGCCGGGGTGCGGCGCCGGCAGTGACGGGCTCTTAA
- a CDS encoding pyruvate dehydrogenase complex E1 component subunit beta produces MPIDILMPALSPTMEEGKLAKWLKKEGDQIKAGDIIAEIETDKATMEVEAVDEGILAKILVPDGSENVAVNTKIGVIAADGEDVAAAASGGGKAAAPEKAAEPKAEARSDAKSEDVPAASKPDSVPAQARSYDASSEFPAGAELVSTTVREALRDAMAEEMRRDKDVFVMGEEVAEYQGAYKVTQGLLQEFGPKRVIDTPITEHGFAGIGVGAALSGLKPIVEFMTFNFAMQAIDHIINSAAKTLYMSGGQMGAPIVFRGPNGAAARVGAQHSHDYAAWYSNVPGLKVVMPYSASDAKGLLKSAIRDPNPVIFLENEIMYGKSFDVPKGEDFLVPIGKAKVVRAGKDLTIVSFGIGMTYALGAAEALAKEGIEAEVIDLRTIRPMDIETVLASVQKTNRCVAVEEGFPQSGVTAEIGMRIMEAAFDYLDAPVARVTGKDVPMPYAANLEKLALPNIGEVVAAAKAVCYR; encoded by the coding sequence ATGCCGATCGACATTCTCATGCCTGCGCTTTCTCCAACCATGGAGGAAGGAAAACTGGCCAAGTGGCTGAAGAAAGAGGGCGATCAGATCAAGGCCGGCGACATCATCGCCGAGATCGAGACCGACAAGGCGACCATGGAGGTCGAGGCCGTCGACGAGGGCATCCTCGCCAAGATCCTCGTGCCGGACGGCAGCGAAAACGTCGCCGTCAACACGAAGATCGGCGTGATCGCGGCCGATGGCGAGGATGTCGCGGCCGCGGCCAGCGGCGGCGGCAAGGCGGCGGCTCCCGAGAAGGCGGCCGAGCCGAAGGCCGAGGCCAGGAGCGATGCCAAGAGCGAGGATGTGCCGGCCGCGAGCAAGCCCGACAGCGTTCCCGCCCAGGCCAGGAGCTATGACGCCTCCTCCGAGTTCCCGGCCGGTGCCGAGCTCGTCTCGACCACGGTCCGCGAAGCCTTGCGCGACGCCATGGCCGAGGAGATGCGCCGCGACAAGGACGTCTTCGTCATGGGCGAGGAGGTCGCGGAATACCAGGGCGCCTACAAGGTCACGCAGGGGCTCTTGCAGGAGTTCGGGCCCAAGCGCGTCATCGACACGCCGATCACCGAGCACGGCTTCGCCGGCATCGGCGTCGGCGCGGCGCTGTCGGGCCTGAAGCCGATCGTCGAGTTCATGACCTTCAACTTCGCGATGCAGGCGATCGACCACATCATCAACTCGGCTGCCAAGACGCTCTACATGTCCGGCGGCCAGATGGGCGCGCCGATCGTGTTCCGCGGCCCCAACGGCGCCGCCGCCCGCGTCGGCGCCCAGCACAGCCATGATTACGCGGCGTGGTACTCGAACGTGCCGGGCCTCAAGGTGGTGATGCCCTACAGCGCATCCGACGCTAAGGGCCTGCTCAAGAGCGCGATCCGCGATCCGAACCCGGTGATCTTCCTCGAGAACGAGATCATGTACGGCAAGTCCTTCGACGTGCCGAAAGGCGAGGATTTCCTTGTTCCCATCGGCAAGGCGAAGGTGGTGCGTGCGGGCAAGGACCTCACCATCGTCTCCTTCGGCATCGGCATGACCTATGCGCTCGGCGCCGCCGAGGCGCTGGCCAAGGAGGGCATCGAGGCCGAGGTCATCGACCTGCGCACCATCCGGCCGATGGACATCGAGACCGTGCTCGCCTCGGTGCAGAAGACCAATCGCTGCGTCGCGGTGGAGGAGGGCTTCCCGCAGTCCGGCGTCACCGCCGAGATCGGCATGAGGATCATGGAGGCGGCCTTCGATTATCTCGACGCTCCCGTCGCCCGCGTCACCGGCAAGGACGTGCCGATGCCCTATGCGGCCAATCTCGAGAAGCTCGCGCTTCCGAACATCGGCGAGGTCGTCGCGGCGGCCAAGGCCGTCTGCTATCGCTGA